Proteins encoded in a region of the Panicum hallii strain FIL2 chromosome 3, PHallii_v3.1, whole genome shotgun sequence genome:
- the LOC112885007 gene encoding LOW QUALITY PROTEIN: transcription factor MYB59-like (The sequence of the model RefSeq protein was modified relative to this genomic sequence to represent the inferred CDS: deleted 2 bases in 1 codon) — protein MSMFSRNKKPDGEQISRGGGTMAAPVPAMRKGPWTEEEDAQLVRFVRLFGERRWDFLAKVSGLRGGGCIDPSPRMPLRRLRACVRGRSTEVHGQWRAVLTVCFLLLLCVSLHAAPLRHRAAGLRRTGKSCRLRWVNYLHPDLRRGRITADEERLIVQLHAQWGSRWSRIARSVPGRTDNEIKNFWRTRTRKKALEERRHNSGSSSNKKAAAASPLSSVTTASCCPGSPNSGAATSSSSAPPSDDSSLREGSGGDDAELEEASTATAAATQHEEPQEYCCAMDQLWNEIAAADAAASYALDGWGAGHCYYVAAAEALAMPSSPVWEYSSDYSLWRIDDEEYYREMLDAS, from the exons ATGTCCATGTTCAGCAGGAACAAGAAGCCGGATGGCGAGCAGATcagcagaggcggcggcacgATGGCGGCGCCGGTGCCGGCGATGAGGAAGGGCCCCTGgacggaggaggaggacgcgcAGCTGGTACGGTTCGTCCGCCTGTTCGGCGAACGCCGATGGGATTTCTTAGCAAAGGTGTCAGGTTTGCGCGGTGGCGGGTGCATCGATCCGTCCCCACGCATG CCGCTCCGGCGGCTCCGCGCATGCGTGAGGGGCCGATCGACCGAGGTCCACGGGCAGTGGCGTGCGGTGTTAACCGTTTGctttcttctcctcctctgtGTCTCTCTGCATGCGGCTCCCCTCCGTCACCGTGCTGCAGGTCTGAGGCGCACCGGCAAGAGCTGCCGCCTCCGGTGGGTCAACTACCTCcacccggacctccgccgcggccgcaTCACCGCCGACGAGGAGCGCCTCATCGTCCAGCTTCACGCGCAGTGGGGCAGCAGGTGGTCGCGCATCGCCAGGAGCGTCCCCGGCCGCACCGACAACGAGATCAAGAACTTCTGGAGGACGCGCACCAGGAAGAAGGCGCTCGAGGAGAGGCGGCACaacagcggcagcagcagcaacaagaaggcggcggcggcgtcgcctCTGTCCTCTGTGACGACGGCCTCCTGCTGCCCCGGCTCTCCGAACAGCGGCGCGGCGACGTCGTCCTCGTCGGCCCCGCCGTCCGACGATTCATCGCTGCGCGaaggcagcggcggcgacgacgccgAGCTCGAGGAGGCGTCAACGGCCACCGCCGCGGCGACCCAGCACGAGGAGCCGCAGGAGTACTGCTGCGCCATGGACCAGCTGTGGAACGAGATCGCGGCAGCCGATGCAGCGGCGAGCTACGCGCTCGACGGCTGGGGAGCTGGCCATTGTTATTATGTCGCTGCCGCTGAGGCACTGGCGATGCCGTCGTCGCCGGTGTGGGAGTACAGCTCGGACTATTCGCTCTGGAGGATCGATGACGAAGAATACTACAGGGAGATGCTCGACGCCTCCTGA